The nucleotide window AAGACTTACTATAGATGAGAATGTCATCTATAAACACAACAACACATTTTTCTGAGTAAAGGAGCAAGTATCACATTCATGACTGTTTGAAAAGCTGCTGGTCCTCCTATGACTCCATATGGCATTACCCTATACTCATAATGCCCATTGTGAGTTTGGAATGTAGTTTTAAACTCTTCACCAGCTGCCATTCTTATCTGATGAAACTGTGAATAGAGATCTAGAGATGTGAACCAAGAAGAGCCCTAAAGTTCTTCTAGAAGTCCCTTTATTATAGGCAGGGGTACTTGTTTTTCTGTGTGAGTGCATTTAGTCTTTGGAAATCAACACATAAGCACCAATCTCCTGTTTTCTTACGCACCAACAAGGCAAGAGAGGAGTAAGGACCGGTGATGTCCTGTATCCACCCCTTTTCCAGCATATATGCAATTTGAGTTTCTAGTTTTGTCTTTTTGTGTAGGGTTGTATCTATATGGGCGCAGACAAAATGGGTGAGCACCTTCTAAGAGTGGAATTGAGTGATCTCCAGGCCGTGGAGGAGGTAAAGCTATCGGTGGGGCAAAGACAGGTTTGAACTGATTGAGTAACTATTGAAGATCAGGAGGTATGGACCGCTCAGGAGAGTCAATAGCTGCTAATACTTGAACTTGTACTGGATACAAAATTGAGTCTATTTTGTCAAATGCCACCAATTGATTGTTGCAGATTGGAGGCCCCATTTGTACTGTAGAAGGAATGCCTTGAAGAGTGACCATCTTATCTTGATAATAGAATTATAACCATATATCCACCCAGTGAATTTTCATTGGGTTGTGTGTTTCCAACCAATCCATCGCTAATATGATGTCATAACCTCTTAGTAGAATTATTTTTAGAGTAGTACAGAATGTATACCCTTGAGTGCCCCAAATCTGGTCACGTAACTCATGAGTACAAGATAAGACTTCTCCATTAGCAACTCTGACTTTGATAGATTGTGAGAGTAGCTGCCAGCGAGAGATATTTCCTACCACTAGATCACTGACAAAACTATTAGAGCTTCCAAAATCGATTAGCATAAAGACTTCTTTACCTTGAAGATAACCCCTGAGCTTGATAGTTCTAGAGCCTTCAGTGCCATTTAGAGCTTGAGCTGAAATGGCCATCACATCATCACCAGAatctgattcatcttccactggTGTATTGGCAACTTCATCATAATCAACAATGCATTTCTAGATTTCTTCTATAGCATTCAGAGAAACAGAAGTAGGACACTTATGGTTGGGTCCCCGTTTTTCTCCACACTTGAAACACAAACCCTTGGATCTTCTATAATTTTTTAATGCAGATAATTTATCTTCCCTAGACTGATTGTTCTTACTAGGATCTGTCATCCTTCTATCTTCAACAGCTCTGACAGAATTGGGAGCTGACAGAAAACCTAGTTTCACTGGCTCTTGAGTATTTCTCTTGGAGTAAGATCCAATTCAGATCTCTTGATAGGTTGGTCTTGAGAAGCTTCTTCCTACAAAACGCCAAGGAACTAGCAGTATCTAGATCTTGAGGTCAGTGCATCATAACAACATCACGTATATCCTTTTTAAAGCATCCATGAAGCGATTGGTAATAACAGAAGGTGGGAAGGATGGGTCATGAGCTAAAAATTGATGGACAAGGTCACTGAATTGTTCAACATATTCAGAGACTGAGGTGGTTTGTTTGATATGAAAAAAATGGCGAAGCAGGTGGTTGTGTTCATCCTTATCAAACCTATTATAGACAGCTAAAACAAAGGAGTCCTAGTTCATTTTACTGATGGTTGTCTGCATCGTCTAAAACCAGAGCATTGTAGAACCAACAAGTCGCATGGTAGCTAAACGAACCCATAATCTAGGATCAGTTTGGTAAACATCAAAAAAAGTTTCACAACGTTTGATCCAAAAGTGAGGATTCGAGCCATCAAACTTATGAAATTCGACCTTAGGAAATGGTGTAGTGGGTGGGTAGGGTGGATAAGGAGGGTAGTAACACTGATCACAGTACCTTGAACCATCAGTATGAGACAAAACAGGAGTAGATTTTGGAGGGGGTGGCGCACCTGTGACTAGGGCCATTTCTGGGGCGATGGTGTACACTGCCCCAAAATCAGCACCCCAGTGAGTTGATCCCTTGCTGTGGTCTAACGACCCAGATGCCGCCCGTGGCGGGAGAAGCTCTAGGTGAGCGGAGCTCGGCACCTTGATACTTGGAGAGGCGAAGTGATTCTCCCGAATCGCAGTGGTGAGCGGTGGTTGAGGGAAGGTGATCGCCCCCGACTGCTCCCCTTCTGATGACTCCTGAGATTGCCGCTATGGAGGCAGAGACCCCAGTGCTCGCTCAACACGTTCGCTGAGATCCAACACCGTGTGCTCCAGCTCGTGGACGTGGTTGTTGACTTCCGGCTTCCAAGTGAGTATCTCCGTCCTCAGAGTTCGCATCTCCGACATCGAACTCTTGAGCTCATTGATTCCCTTGGAATTTTTGCTCAACAATGCCAAAATCTCCCCCAGCTGCTCTTCCGGGGTCGCCATGGCCATCTGTCGTCGGGTTAGGTATCGATGCGATGCCAGGACCGCGATTTCCGCACAAATCAACTTGCATGCTTGGGAATTACAGAGAAATCTCTGGTGGCAGCAGCTCACTGCTCTCTAGAGATCTCGATCGAACCCGAAGCATTTGCAAGACAATCGATGGAATGCGGAAATGCGAGCGGTCAAGGATCGGGTGGCTCCGATACCATATGTAATCGAACTATGATAGATCGACGATAGTTTGGTAATATTTAGGTGGAAACTTGGTCGAACGTCGGTCGATCAACAAGATCGCCATAcgtcgccaccgccgtcgccctcAAGCACGATCTAGATACAAGTCCGAGTTCAAGTCTCTCACCTGCTTCTTGTTCGCTTACAAGATGGTACCACAATGGGTTGCCTCATTCTTAGGCCAGGCAGGGTCCCTTAGTTTATCCAGTCCGGCCCATAGATCCGACTGCTGGGCTTCTTTGTACGTAGTATCCCACACGTCCTTCCCGCCAGCTCTCCATCAGCGTTCACCTCTTTTCCCTTGCCACCGCCTGAATCAGCAGAGTCGTCCCCAGCAGTAGTGGTTGTCGTGCCGTCGGTGACACACCCCTCTGCAGTCCCTGCTTGCGAGCTGGCTGTGTACGGGCTGGCGACTCAAACGGGCATTGGGCTCTGTTTGGATCAGATTGGGCCCACAACAATTTGGCCTCTTGAGCATTTGTCTAgatgtttttttcttttcaaagATAATGACCCAGTGACGTTAAGGATTTAGAGGATGTTTGGTTCCCGAACTCACCCAGCCGCGGCGCCACAACCATGGCGGAGATTTCTGGCACTACACCATGGAAAAAGTTACGGTACCACTGAAGTACTAACCAAACCTTAGAAACAATACCTATGGCAGCCTTCAAAGTGGCATATGGTGGCTGGGAACCAAATAAACATCCCCTAGTCACACCAAGATGGCAAGACCAaagtttttttctaaaaaaaaagaggCAAGGCCCATAGCATGGCCAATTagtttatttttaaaataaattagATGAATTTAAaagttttaaaatatttttttaaatgatGGCGATTTTGAGAAGAAGCTATATACTTTAATAGTGGTCCCGATCCTTGGCATAACGGCTTGTGATCACGCACTAGAGTAGTCCATAGTCGTTCTGACAGCGTTTTATCAATGTCTGCATCGCGCGGTCATCGCTAGCTAAAGGAAATTTACAGCACAAGATAATAAAAACGTAGTATATATACCAGCCGAAGCAGCGGTGATCTCGTCGTCCTTGCAGTCGGCGACGTGCAGCGCCACGGTGGTGTTGGAGCCGTCCGGCGGCCGCGAGGAGTAGAAGTCGCCGAGCGCAAGCGAGATGGACGCCCGTGACTCCCTCCCGCCGGTTGACCCGAGGTCGAGCAGCGCCCCGACCTGCAGGACGCTCGAAGCTGCAGCAGGTGCGGTAGGCCTCTGCGCCCGCCCCAGTAGTAGTCTAGGATGATCACGGCCGACGAAGAGAAGCACGAGGACGGACATGATGATGTTCCTGCAGTCCACCTTCACTCTCTTCCTTATTGGGAATTTGGGATTGACACGGTGCTCCATTGGTGCATCCATATATATAGCGCACGCGGTTGACATGGTGGCCGGCCGAATGAGCAGGACGACGTACGATGGCGATGAGCTCGGAACGACGACCATGCATGCAATCATGGCGCCGAAGTGAACTGAAAGTCAGAAGTCTTCGTTTTTGCTACGAATTGGGACGCCATTAGGCGGCGACTTTAACCTGCGAATGGTGCCGTACGTATGCTCTCTCTGTCCTTTCGCATGAGGGGAATTCTAGGGCGCAGTCGAGCTAGCATGAGTCGCGAGCTTCTATGCTCGTTCCGTCGTCGTGGATGACGGCGCTGCTATACCTACAGCTGCAGGGAGTTAATGGCTTGATGACTTTGGCACAGGTCCTGTTCGCGTGCCTTTAAACTTGACTTAATCCGTTTTTTtattcgaaacagtatttttctctcataaatttctcTAAAATTTcttcaaaccatccaaattcctccggCCATACCATCTGAATGGGGCCACGAAAGAGACCGTCGCGTGTGGGCTGCCAAAGGAGTGCCAGTCCGGGCCATAAAACATGCATGTTGTCATCCTGGGCTGGCGAGCCTCGTGTCCGTCTGTAGGCCGGTAGTACTGACGGGTAAGGCTTGGTTTGGATGTCCGTCGTGGTGTGGCCCACAACCCAGAGATACCTCATCGCCGAGTGTACGGAACGGAACCCACAACCCAGAGATACCTTCATTCATGTCGCCCACGACTGCGCCTGCGCGGTAATTCCCGTCTTGTCGTCAAAGGCTCGCCAAGCTGCTTCGGTGCTCCACCTTGTGCCTTGTGCGCTTGTCTCATCTCATCTCGACCGAGTTGTCTCCACCCATGGCCGGCCGCGCCCGGTACCCTCCCTTCCGCCGTGTGttcttcctcatcggcctcctgGCCTCGCTCATCCCGGCCACGTCGCGGGCGCAGCCACCGGAGACGGTCACGGTGGGGCTCATCATCGACGCCGACTCGCCCGTCGGCAGGATCGCCAGCACCACCGTCCCGATGGCGCTCGATGACTTCTACGCCGCCTTCCCCAACGCCTCCGCGCGGGTCCGCCTTCTGCAGCACGACTCCGGCGGGGACGTCGTCGCCGCCGCGTCCGCCGGTATGGACACGTGTCCCCCCAACCGCCCCCACCACTCCGTCGCCTCCGTTCCCTGACGTCGTCTCGCTCGTCGCTTGCGCGTGCGTGCGTGTAGCGCTGCAGCTGATGACGGCCCAGGGCGCGCGCGCCATCCTGGGGCCGCAGTCCTCCGTCGAGTCCGCCTTCGTCGCGGACCTCGCCACGCGCGCCGAGGTCCCCGTCGTgtccttctcggcgaccagccccTCGGTGTCCCACTCCGAGGCGCGCTTCTTCGTGCGCGCCGCGCTCAGCGACGCCGGGCAGGCGGAGGCCATCGCCGCGCTCGCCACCTACTTCGGCTGGCGCAGCGTCGTGCCCATCTACCAGGACGACGACTACGGCGCCGCCTTCGTGCCGTTCCTCGTGGACGCGCTCACGGCGGCGCGCGCGGAGGTCCCCTACCGCTGCGCGCTGCCCGCCGGGGCGACCAGggacgccgtcgccgccgcgatgTACCGCCTCGAGTCCGAGCAGACGCGCGCCTTCGTGGTGCACGCGCGCCCGGCGCTCGCGGAACTCGTCTTCGCCGCCGCCGTGGAGGCCGGGATGATGGCGGAGGGCTACGCGTGGGTCATCGCCGACGGGCTCACGGGCCTCCTCGGCTCCATCCACCCGCCGCAGGGCGTCATCGGGCTCGCGCCCCACGTGCCGCCCACCGCGCGCCTGCGCGACGTCCGGAAGCGGTGGGCGCACAGGTTCATGCGCCAACACCGGGACGCCGATCTGGCTCAAGCCGAGATGGGATGCTACGCGCTGTGGGCGTACGACGCCGCATGGGCCATCGCCTCCGCGGCCGAGCGACTTAGCCCCGGTGACCTGTCATCGCAACCGGGGCTTGTCGGCGGCAGGAGAGGCTCCACCGACTTCTCCGGGCTCGGGAAGTCAATGTCCGGTGAGAAGTTCCTCGCGGCAATCACAAACACTACATTCGAGGGCCTCGGCGGCAGGTTCGAGCTCATCAACGGCGAGTTGGCAGTGCCGGCGTTCCGGGTCGTCAACATCATGGACAACGCCAAGGAGCGGGGCATCGGGTTCTGGACGCAGAAGGACGGACTGCATAGGCAGCTTGGGCGAGGCCGCGTCGGGATCGCGTCGAACAGCCGGCTCGCGCCGGTGATCTGGCCGGCGGACTCGACCGTCGTGCCCATTGGTTGGGTCCAGCCGACGAGCGGCCGGAAGCTGCAGGTGGCGATGCCGGGGCCCGTCGACCCTGGCTACCGCCCGATCATGCACCTCGACGTCGACCCAGCAACGAACCGGACGGTAGCCGGCGGGTTCGTGATCGAGGTGTTCGAGGCGGCGGTGCGTCTGCTGCCCTACGCGCTGCCGTTCGAGTACGTGCTAGTGGGCTCCATGCGCTACGACACTCTAGTCGAGAGGGTCGGCAAAGGGGTAAGTGCACTCTCATTCTGTTGGTACATGTTTTATTGCAAGATTGGCATTTTATGGTTTCTATAACAACGTCAACCAAACATTCGTGTTGAAAAATCTACATTAAATGACATAGGAGTTCATTTCCTTCACAACAAAGGTTTTAGATTTGATTATATATATGTCAGATCTAGCAGCGCCATTGATTGacgactactccctccattccaaattgcaaGTCGTTTTAGGTTCTCTAGGTGCATAACTTTTGTTATACATCTAAATGTACGTTATATCTAGATGGATAGTAAAATCTATGAATCTTAGGAAAGCTAAAAccacttataatttaaaacagaggGAGTAGTATTGCACAAGCTAGCTAATTGCCTAGTTGCACAGGCAtaactttcttttcttttcttttttggttcTTCTAAATGTGAGGACAGCATGTGGTTATATGTTGGAACGTAAGGATCAATCTGAGAAGTGGAATATGGTACAATTCGAAATTTTGGCTCAGATATACTCCATCATACATTAAATTTCAACCTTTACTAAGGATAAAATAACCACCATTAGTTTTGTCAATTGGAAAATGAGATCAACGACACAACAAACAAAGCATATATGATTGTAGTAATACCCAATTACATGCTTCCCAACTCCCAAGTATTGGAGCCTAgaggtagtaacattattcataTTAACTACAAACATTTTGGCCGGACAGCTATAGCGTAGAACATAAGCTTAATTTACACAATGATTGGTCGGCTTTA belongs to Miscanthus floridulus cultivar M001 chromosome 4, ASM1932011v1, whole genome shotgun sequence and includes:
- the LOC136551822 gene encoding glutamate receptor 2.8-like isoform X2 produces the protein MAGRARYPPFRRVFFLIGLLASLIPATSRAQPPETVTVGLIIDADSPVGRIASTTVPMALDDFYAAFPNASARVRLLQHDSGGDVVAAASAALQLMTAQGARAILGPQSSVESAFVADLATRAEVPVVSFSATSPSVSHSEARFFVRAALSDAGQAEAIAALATYFGWRSVVPIYQDDDYGAAFVPFLVDALTAARAEVPYRCALPAGATRDAVAAAMYRLESEQTRAFVVHARPALAELVFAAAVEAGMMAEGYAWVIADGLTGLLGSIHPPQGVIGLAPHVPPTARLRDVRKRWAHRFMRQHRDADLAQAEMGCYALWAYDAAWAIASAAERLSPGDLSSQPGLVGGRRGSTDFSGLGKSMSGEKFLAAITNTTFEGLGGRFELINGELAVPAFRVVNIMDNAKERGIGFWTQKDGLHRQLGRGRVGIASNSRLAPVIWPADSTVVPIGWVQPTSGRKLQVAMPGPVDPGYRPIMHLDVDPATNRTVAGGFVIEVFEAAVRLLPYALPFEYVLVGSMRYDTLVERVGKGEFDAAVADITITADRSQHVDFTLPYMSSGISMVVPMRDQRSKRAAWVFLKPLRWDLWLVSFAFFIFTGFVVWAVEHRSNEEFRGPPSYQIGTLLYFGFSTLVFAHRENLKSNLSRLVVVVWSFVVLILQSSYTASLTSMLTVPQLEPAIGDFASLWRGTDKVGILNNSFMRAAMNKSGFPQSRLEPYQATQGFHEALLNGTIGAIVDETPYLRLFLKSYCDNFTRIAQSNKTGGFGFAFPKGSPYVADLSRAILNLTESDEMSSIERKWFGDADGCAVQGSQFTSERLSFDSFWGLFLITGATSFLCCVLHLLIFVVANRRRIWASRVPWRNRLRIFLKLLDDRDLSSHTFRTNKDGGGSVADRSANDAGASPPPAVAHIAAGSPLSVSNHTYDMSDWSSGAPSPAPAAAGEIELAGPGEAEEVAAAPNPGGSGDQSATVHQASN
- the LOC136551822 gene encoding glutamate receptor 2.8-like isoform X1; amino-acid sequence: MAGRARYPPFRRVFFLIGLLASLIPATSRAQPPETVTVGLIIDADSPVGRIASTTVPMALDDFYAAFPNASARVRLLQHDSGGDVVAAASAALQLMTAQGARAILGPQSSVESAFVADLATRAEVPVVSFSATSPSVSHSEARFFVRAALSDAGQAEAIAALATYFGWRSVVPIYQDDDYGAAFVPFLVDALTAARAEVPYRCALPAGATRDAVAAAMYRLESEQTRAFVVHARPALAELVFAAAVEAGMMAEGYAWVIADGLTGLLGSIHPPQGVIGLAPHVPPTARLRDVRKRWAHRFMRQHRDADLAQAEMGCYALWAYDAAWAIASAAERLSPGDLSSQPGLVGGRRGSTDFSGLGKSMSGEKFLAAITNTTFEGLGGRFELINGELAVPAFRVVNIMDNAKERGIGFWTQKDGLHRQLGRGRVGIASNSRLAPVIWPADSTVVPIGWVQPTSGRKLQVAMPGPVDPGYRPIMHLDVDPATNRTVAGGFVIEVFEAAVRLLPYALPFEYVLVGSMRYDTLVERVGKGEFDAAVADITITADRSQHVDFTLPYMSSGISMVVPMRDQRSKRAAWVFLKPLRWDLWLVSFAFFIFTGFVVWAVEHRSNEEFRGPPSYQIGTLLYFGFSTLVFAHRENLKSNLSRLVVVVWSFVVLILQSSYTASLTSMLTVPQLEPAIGDFASLWRGTDKVGILNNSFMRAAMNKSGFPQSRLEPYQATQGFHEALLNGTIGAIVDETPYLRLFLKSYCDNFTRIAQSNKTGGFGFVSVPCLLPLDIVITWYVHAVQHLDRQLMTRVVHGRSIEQAFPKGSPYVADLSRAILNLTESDEMSSIERKWFGDADGCAVQGSQFTSERLSFDSFWGLFLITGATSFLCCVLHLLIFVVANRRRIWASRVPWRNRLRIFLKLLDDRDLSSHTFRTNKDGGGSVADRSANDAGASPPPAVAHIAAGSPLSVSNHTYDMSDWSSGAPSPAPAAAGEIELAGPGEAEEVAAAPNPGGSGDQSATVHQASN